In Actinomadura luteofluorescens, the sequence GGTGGCGGTGGCCGGAAAGTACCTGGAGGTCCGTCCGGCGCCGGGACGGCCCGTCGTGGTCGTCCCGGCCAACGGGCCGATCGACCTCGGCAACACGGGCCGCCTGGAGGGGACCGCCTGGCGGCTCCCGTCCCGCTGACTCAGCGGGACGGCGCCTGGACCTTGCCGATGCCGAGCGTGTTCTGCGCGGGCATCAGGCCGGTCTCCAGCACCTTCACCAGGATCGGCATCGTGAGCTGCGCCAGCCGGTCGGCCTTGGCGGCGCCGAGCGTCCGCCACGGCTCGTAGGCGAGGTCGTCGGTCGTCCGCTCGATGTCGTCACGCAGCTCGCGTCCCCGCTCGGTCGCGGCGCCTTCGGCGTCGACCAGCCCGCGGGACGCGAGGCGGTCGCGGGCGGCGGCCCACTCCTCGCCCGTCCAGCCGCGGCTCGCGAACGTCTCCACCGAAGCGGCCCCGACGGAGGCGAACGACACCAGCGCCTCGACCGGGTCGAGCCCGCGGGCGAGGAGCGCGGCCACGTGCCCGTCCCCGCGCTGCTCGCGCAGGATGCCGATGGCGTGCCACAGGACGAGGTGCGGCTCGTCCGGCCAGGGCAGGTCGGCGTTGGCGGCGGCGAGGGGGCGTCCGGCGGTGCTCGCGGCCTCGACGGCGGCCCGGGCCAGCTCAGCGGCCTCGGCCAGGTCCGGCGCCCCGATCCCGTCGCCGAGAAGCGCGCGATACATGCTGTCGACTGCGCGCATGCGGGCCTCCAGGACGCGGTCGGGCGGCGCGACCGTCCAGGCGGCGGGGATGTGCTCGGCCACCATGCGCGGGCTGAAGCTGTAGAAGGCGGCCGACACGGCCCGGCTGCCCGCGGCGCCGAGCGGTGCGGCACGCCAGGCGAAGTAGCTCGGCCAGCGCGTCTCCACGTCATGGCCAAGCCCGCGCGCCTCCGCGAAGACCTCCGGGGAGTACCAGAACAGGGCGTGGAGGGGTTCGAGCTGGTGCCACATCTGCCGTGCGAAGCCGGGGTCCTCCGCCATCACGCGGTCCTTTCTCTCGGGATCACCTCCACTCTATCTTGACACTGCCTAGATTGGCGTTGCCCGGGTGGGTCTGCCGGTTCGCCACCGGCCATCCACCGGGAGGCGCGCTGATCTGGGACGGCGGCACGGGCGGCGCCCCGCCCGGACGGGACGGCGGCACCACGGGCAGCGTGTGCGACCGCAATGGCAGGACGGTGGGCAGCTCGCGCGGCTCGTCCGATCCCGGGGACGTCTGGCCGCGGGGAGCGAGCGGGGCCCGGCGCTCGTGACGGGGGAACGCCAGCAGCGCCAGTACGGCCAGCCCGACGCCCGCGGCCCGGAGCCAGAACGGCACGGGCTCGCGCGGCCACGGCTCCGCGTACAGCAGCGTGGCCGACAGCAGCAGATGCGTCTTCGCAGTGACCGTGACGACGGTGACGATGACGGTGAGGCGGCAGCGCTGGAGGCCGATCGACAGCAGCCCGACGCCGAGCACGCCCGCGAGCAGGAACAGGTAGGGGTGCGGCGAGGACGGCACGTCCGCCGCCCGGCCCGCCGCGAACATCATCGCCATGCCCTCCCCGAAGACCTCGGTCGCGCCGAGCAGGACGCCCGCGCCGATCCCGTAGGCGATGCCCGTCAGCGGGCGCGCGTGCCGGCCGCCGACCGCGCGGTCGCGCACGCAGAACATCCACAGCGGGACCGCCAGCGAGGGCACGCACACCAGCGCGGCCTTCCACAGCGGCAGCGCGGCCGCCGCGGCGCCGAGGCGGTCCGGCACGGCCCCGCCGTGACCTGGCGGCACCGGCAGCACCGACAGCGCCGCCGTGACCATCGCGGCGACCGTGATGAGGACGGCGAGCCACTCGCGCGACGTGGGCCGCTCGCCGAAGCCGCTCATGCCAACG encodes:
- a CDS encoding SCO6745 family protein, with translation MAEDPGFARQMWHQLEPLHALFWYSPEVFAEARGLGHDVETRWPSYFAWRAAPLGAAGSRAVSAAFYSFSPRMVAEHIPAAWTVAPPDRVLEARMRAVDSMYRALLGDGIGAPDLAEAAELARAAVEAASTAGRPLAAANADLPWPDEPHLVLWHAIGILREQRGDGHVAALLARGLDPVEALVSFASVGAASVETFASRGWTGEEWAAARDRLASRGLVDAEGAATERGRELRDDIERTTDDLAYEPWRTLGAAKADRLAQLTMPILVKVLETGLMPAQNTLGIGKVQAPSR